One Sphaeramia orbicularis chromosome 21, fSphaOr1.1, whole genome shotgun sequence DNA window includes the following coding sequences:
- the akap11 gene encoding A-kinase anchor protein 11 isoform X1, translating into MDACARIRGVPVRSRAAVRKETVRDSGAQCVKSLFRNKKELCSICLELPPRDTTRLTEIHFVCLPGHCDGEDVTQQALPSLPGGLCELLRSVHVQSLKNDEVLLLRDSRRLAEHKDAGPQWWLKTVCVLRHNPTSSIYPQSAVASLLGLLGCYMAGIRYTLEQQVLQRSAGGPSQQEEDDTNQSVSSIEDDFVTALEHLEEDDTGDNPSAASYRHFKKRDVASQTVPSHKRRKELLGSRVIISSSSKKYSTKHTSGPDVSVTVQRSAGMESQWTYCSPGARFPSPPIHVSESEESDCSSPSPIIFLDEVGYQKSLLAKLDIPQVPGGPRERVEDSDSEVSEFFDSFDQFDDLEELSSESCTLALPLDTISAPTTQKKPADVSTSGSGSKYVSRGCSTKGMNPHRFDPPTLPANVKKPTPLKPGSPYSLHSEVPDSPRPVQTPSDENGGPLFSPVSSSAFSPLTDCSGTLEYFWKTDDDGQDSSELRKPQDLCSLYKTYSDFASSLSKEILGSVCGYQSAVDISDNKNLSCVCHKEFKNPSGYLMKLSEIQETVTVAKLQEKSQSLKDGIQRFATDLVEMSLGSALRDLQKGVSSCTTTLCHLAARLTSSVFQMAFHEIGMRHAYVLKERAINGLAGFLVGEALSGALAEFLTVKKQIFHSTVTRFAADLAEELVFEGIMEVCQFSHPSTPRTPSDWTFGRGQEEEEEEEVVSSYASDLSESVLQEAFIELSQADVAFTSQAAISVSLDNICYVSAENTSTHTCSTFANQQVVSASSAAPASGPSSEDATCTVKKALFTVSGMASCIPVPKAGQALSYLQDSEEASQNKSGSTQNSPKRLLTQSFSDTTTSTQTHHYSHDTETQMPEGDPSQGKSTFQNFSGNMVDMIVTEACELITASKMKKSFGECADFLTKTIGNQRVSSSKQTVNNDALDSSFQQEAIRESFKYDCKDSIRKGGFLHHSKEPNMPHISFQTGRASCETDPRNRGVAETHPVLMDTLDVPGSAMYGQRRISVPGDESAPNSGQKSGGTPGTPPSTPQQPSEVSKEKQIKQFSKKLKSKLAKEFSPATPPPTPHYQPEPGPGPKDTTPDADKAEFMLKLMRSLSEEADGNEDEEEEQLAEEAAVGVRAPNRCAESGHGGHEFSKTSARRMSNKEALHYAERLACHIVSMATEMDTLGVSDEEEEIIKGSEKRRDSVAQFSEQTLNTLWVYAGEVAGEVINDVKRMVSSGQQCPYHRALRRRSFDRSNSECSHHHYPSQSSTDQNFRVGKLAEQWSNDLIASVLRTPTSTSSTVSSTSSGLSSEYPSCESVTDEYAGYLIRVLKKEGGSRELVLDQYASRLAYRSIKLGLAHASRKIKQRSCTTRLHFSRSLPDEWKASGSEASSPKERAESAVTPSGEDNQCCCKVSEEQSQREYMDLVNFAESLAYNITCDVTRKLHLSSVRLPKSLTDSCLYKKSKLEDMTENLIRNSFSCPLLSKEGRSRHYHSTGSLYDGGYSSRVMQVIEHYARKIVDDTLKMSLASIGHPSHDHQRKQDHERHSHTQRLSDALRERTCHYCQVQECPYCSKLSSHHHQHVLQRRRRGPESQVRAERLTGLEIPKIHINLDHRAVFAEEMVSMAMETAKRELSNTSLNADSGIGHDGTSYAESLTAEIMTSALSNICQAANISSQGRETTESTVSQQLSVGDDSLGSWSNLSFEDEHLDDNSSFLHLSDSSNGNSSSWSSLGLEGEACEERLSSPSDSDHTEDKETEVKEESSGTLCADRTQMQAPRTVLLMVNSDVREPGRGPQHVALDSQLRSMLQWVAASMADIPQIQLSPDRELQQLPAVVQRLRERRWRVGELMHTLLRYCEESQVHSEPHPREEALQAGRETHRIPLFQWLLEHA; encoded by the exons ATGGATGCCTGTGCTCGTATTAGAGGAGTGCCAGTTAGGTCCAGGGCTGCAGTCCGAAAAGAG acCGTGCGTGACAGTGGGGCACAGTGTGTGAAGAGCCTTTTTAGGAACAAAAAGGAGCTATGCAGCATATGCCTGGAGCTCCCACCCAGAGATACCACAAGACTGACTGAG ATTCATTTTGTGTGTCTGCCTGGTCATTGTGATGGGGAAGATGTGACTCAACAG GCTCTACCATCCCTGCCAGGAGGGCTGTGTGAGCTCCTCCGGTCAGTTCACGTCCAGAGTCTCAAGAATGATGAGGTGCTGCTGCTCAGAGATTCCCGCAGGCTAGCAGAACACAAGGATGCTGGGCCTCAG TGGTGGTTAAAGACTGTGTGCGTCCTGAGGCATAATCCCACCTCTAGCATCTACCCTCAGTCCGCTGTAGCATCTTTACTGGGCTTGCTGGGGTGCTACATGGCAGGTATCCGCTATACTTTGGAGCAGCAGGTTCTTCAAAGGAGTGCTGGTGGGCCCAGCCAACAGGAGGAAGATGACACCAACCAGTCTGTTTCATCAATCGAGGATGACTTTGTCACCGCCCTGGAGCATTTAGAGGAGGATGACACAGGAGATAATCCCT CTGCAGCCTCCTATCGACATTTTAAAAAGCGTGATGTGGCATCACAGACAGTCCCTTCGCATAAAAGGCGAAAGGAATTATTAGGGTCCCGAGTTATCATTAGCTCATCTTCAAAGAAGTATTCAACAAAACATACATCAGGTCCAGATGTATCTGTCACTGTGCAGAGGTCAGCGGGTATGGAGTCCCAGTGGACCTACTGCAGCCCTGGAGCTCGTTTCCCCTCACCTCCAATTCATGTCAGTGAATCTGAAGAATCAGACTGCTCCAGCCCCAGCCCAATTATTTTCCTGGATGAAGTAGGTTACCAGAAGAGCCTCCTGGCTAAACTGGACATTCCTCAGGTGCCGGGGGGGCCCAGGGAACGAGTTGAAGATTCAGACTCTGAAGTGAGTGAGTTTTTTGATAGCTTTGACCAGTTTGATGACCTGGAGGAGCTGAGCTCTGAGAGCTGCACTCTTGCACTGCCTCTGGACACCATTAGTGCCCCCACCACACAGAAGAAACCTGCAGATGTCAGCACCAGTGGATCAGGATCCAAGTATGTCTCCAGGGGCTGTTCAACAAAGGGTATGAATCCTCACCGCTTTGACCCACCCACTCTCCCTGCCAATGTGAAAAAACCCACTCCTCTGAAGCCAGGCTCACCCTATTCACTCCACTCTGAGGTGCCTGACTCACCTCGTCCAGTGCAGACCCCCTCAGATGAGAATGGAGGTCCTCTCTTCAGCCCTGTTAGCTCCTCTGCCTTTAGTCCCCTTACTGATTGTAGTGGGACACTGGAATACTTTTGGAAGACGGATGATGATGGACAAGACAGCTCAGAACTACGTAAACCCCAGGACCTTTGCTCTCTGTATAAGACTTACTCAGACTTTGCCAGCAGTCTGTCCAAAGAAATACTAGGATCTGTCTGTGGCTACCAGTCTGCTGTTGATATCAGTGATAACAAGAATCTCAGCTGCGTCTGCCACAAAGAATTCAAGAACCCATCTGGTTATCTGATGAAACTCTCAGAAATCCAAGAGACTGTTACAGTTGCTAAACTGCAAGAGAAATCTCAATCTTTAAAGGATGGCATTCAGAGGTTTGCAACTGATTTGGTGGAAATGAGCCTGGGCAGTGCTTTACGAGATCTCCAAAAAGGTGTGTCCTCTTGTACAACCACCTTGTGCCACCTAGCTGCAAGGCTGACGTCCTCAGTGTTTCAGATGGCCTTTCATGAGATTGGCATGCGTCATGCCTATGTGTTGAAGGAACGAGCAATCAATGGTCTGGCTGGGTTCTTGGTTGGAGAAGCTCTGTCTGGAGCATTGGCAGAATTTctaacagtgaaaaaacaaaTTTTTCACAGCACAGTGACACGTTTTGCTGCTGATTTGGCAGAAGAACTGGTGTTTGAAGGCATAATGGAAGTGTGTCAATTCTCCCACCCATCAACACCTCGCACTCCTAGTGATTGGACCTTTGGCCGTGggcaagaggaagaagaggaggaggaagttgTTTCTTCTTATGCATCAGATTTGTCAGAGTCTGTTCTCCAGGAGGCCTTCATAGAGCTTTCGCAGGCTGATGTTGCCTTCACTAGCCAAGCAGCTATCAGTGTCTCTTTAGATAATATCTGTTATGTCAGTGCAGAAAATACAAGCACTCACACTTGCAGTACCTTTGCGAACCAGCAGGTTGTCAGTGCCAGCTCAGCTGCACCAGCCTCGGGGCCTTCAAGTGAGGATGCCACCTGCACAGTGAAGAAAGCTCTGTTCACTGTCTCAGGAATGGCTAGCTGCATTCCTGTGCCCAAGGCAGGCCAAGCTCTCTCTTACCTTCAAGACTCTGAGGAGGCTTCTCAGAATAAATCTGGTTCGACTCAGAACAGCCCCAAAAGATTATTAACTCAGTCGTTCTCTGACACCACCACATCTACGCAAACTCACCATTACAGTCATGATACTGAGACCCAAATGCCTGAAGGAGACCCCTCCCAAGGAAAGTCCACCTTTCAAAATTTCTCTGGCAACATGGTGGATATGATAGTAACTGAAGCTTGTGAGCTTATAACTGCCTCTAAAATGAAGAAGAGTTTTGGTGAATGTGCTGATTTTCTCACAAAGACAATAGGAAATCAAAGGGTCTCTTCATCTAAGCAGACTGTAAATAATGACGCTCTAGATTCCTCTTTTCAGCAGGAGGCAATCAGGGAGAGTTTTAAGTATGACTGTAAAGATTCTATTAGGAAGGGTGGCTTTTTGCATCATTCAAAAGAGCCAAACATGCCTCACATTTCCTTCCAGACAGGGAGAGCCAGCTGTGAGACAGACCCCAGGAACAGAGGTGTGGCTGAAACCCATCCTGTGTTAATGGATACTCTTGATGTCCCGGGTTCAGCTATGTACGGACAAAGAAGGATATCAGTTCCTGGAGATGAATCAGCTCCAAACTCGGGCCAGAAGTCTGGTGGGACTCCTGGCACTCCTCCTTCTACCCCTCAGCAGCCCAGTGAGGTATCTAAagagaaacagataaaacagttCTCCAAGAAACTGAAAAGCAAGCTGGCCAAGGAATTCTCCCCTGCTACTCCCCCTCCAACCCCTCACTATCAGCCTGAGCCTGGTCCAGGGCCAAAAGATACTACTCCTGATGCAGACAAAGCAGAATTTATGCTCAAACTGATGAGATCCCTTTCTGAGGAGGCAGATGGTaatgaggatgaagaggaggaacagTTGGCAGAGGAAGCAGCAGTTGGTGTTAGGGCTCCTAACAGATGTGCAGAGTCAGGGCATGGTGGCCATGAATTCAGTAAGACATCTGCTCGCAGAATGTCCAACAAGGAAGCTCTCCACTATGCCGAGCGGTTGGCTTGCCACATTGTTTCTATGGCAACAGAAATGGACACCCTGGGAGTATCAGATGAGGAGGAAGAGATAATTAAGGGCAGTGAGAAAAGAAGAGATAGTGTGGCTCAGTTCTCAGAACAGACTCTTAACACTTTGTGGGTGTATGCAGGGGAGGTGGCAGGAGAGGTTATCAATGATGTAAAGAGGATGGTGAGTTCTGGGCAGCAGTGTCCATATCACAGAGCCCTCAGAAGAAGAAGCTTTGACAGGTCAAACTCTGAATGTTCCCATCATCACTACCCATCCCAGTCAAGTACAGACCAAAACTTTAGGGTAGGGAAATTGGCTGAGCAGTGGTCTAATGACCTAATAGCTTCTGTTCTCCGGACTCCCACCTCCACCTCAAGCACAGTCTCCAGCACTAGCTCTGGGTTGTCATCAGAGTATCCTAGCTGTGAGAGTGTGACAGACGAATACGCTGGGTATCTTATAAGGGTGCTAAAAAAGGAGGGGGGCAGCAGGGAGTTAGTTTTAGATCAGTATGCGAGCCGTTTGGCTTACCGCTCCATAAAGTTAGGCTTGGCTCATGCTAGCCGCAAGATCAAACAGAGATCATGCACCACCCGCCTTCACTTCTCCAGGTCCCTGCCAGATGAGTGGAAGGCTTCTGGCAGTGAGGCGTCTTCGCCCAAGGAGAGAGCAGAGTCAGCAGTTACTCCCTCAGGTGAAGACAATCAGTGTTGTTGTAAGGTTTCTGAAGAGCAGAGCCAAAGGGAGTACATGGATCTGGTTAACTTTGCAGAGTCTTTAGCTTACAATATCACATGTGATGTCACACGCAAGCTTCATCTTTCCTCTGTGCGACTACCCAAATCTCTCACTGACTCCTGTCTGTATAAAAAATCTAAACTTGAAGATATGACAGAGAATCTCATAAGGAACTCCTTCTCCTGCCCCCTGTTGTCCAAGGAAGGAAGGAGCAGGCATTACCACAGCACAGGAAGCCTGTATGATGGAGGCTACAGCAGTAGAGTGATGCAAGTTATTGAGCATTATGCCAGGAAAATAGTTGATGATACTCTGAAGATGAGCCTTGCATCCATAGGACATCCATCACACGATCACCAGAGGAAACAAGACCATGAGCGACACTCTCACACTCAGAGGTTGTCTGACGCCCTAAGGGAGAGAACATGCCATTACTGTCAGGTCCAGGAGTGCCCCTACTGCAGTAAACTTAGTAGTCACCACCACCAGCACGTTTTACAGAGAAGGCGAAGAGGGCCAGAAAGTCAAGTGAGGGCTGAACGTCTCACTGGCCTGGAGATTCCCAAGATTCACATTAACTTGGATCACAGGGCAGTATTTGCAGAGGAGATGGTGTCCATGGCAATGGAGACAGCAAAACGTGAGCTGAGTAACACCAGCCTGAATGCTGACAGTGGGATTGGGCATGATGGGACAAGCTACGCTGAAAGCCTAACTGCTGAGATCATGACCTCTGCCTTGTCTAACATCTGCCAGGCTGCCAACATCAG CTCTCAAGGAAGGGAAACCACAGAGTCCACTGTGTCCCAGCAGTTGAGCGTAGGAGATGACAGCCTGGGCAGTTGGTCAAACTTGAGCTTTGAAGATGAGCACCTAGATGACAACAGCAGCTTCCTCCACCTCAGTGACAG CAGCAATGGGAACAGCAGTAGCTGGAGCAGTCTGGGCCTGGAGGGGGAGGCATGTGAGGAGCGCCTGTCCTCCCCCTCAGACAG TGACCATACAGAGGACAAGGAGACTGAGGTCAAAGAGGAATCCAGTG GGACCCTCTGTGCAGACCGGACTCAGATGCAGGCTCCTAGGACCGTACTACTCATGGTGAACTCGGATGTCAGGGAGCCCGGGCGTGGCCCTCAACACGTGGCCCTTGACTCTCAACTCAGGAGTATGCTGCAGTGGGTGGCAGCCTCTATGGCTGACATCCCCCAGATCCAGCTCAGTCCTGACAGGGAGCTTCAGCAG CTCCCGGCAGTGGTCCAAAGGCTTCGGGAGAGGAGGTGGAGGGTGGGAGAGCTAATGCACACCCTGCTGCGATACTGTGAGGAGAGCCAGGTGCACAGCGAGCCCCATCCCAGAGAAGAGGCTCTCCAGGCGGGCAGGGAAACACACCGCATCCCTCTCTTTCAGTGGCTTCTGGAGCACGCCTAG
- the akap11 gene encoding A-kinase anchor protein 11 isoform X4, translating into MDACARIRGVPVRSRAAVRKETVRDSGAQCVKSLFRNKKELCSICLELPPRDTTRLTEIHFVCLPGHCDGEDVTQQALPSLPGGLCELLRSVHVQSLKNDEVLLLRDSRRLAEHKDAGPQWWLKTVCVLRHNPTSSIYPQSAVASLLGLLGCYMAGIRYTLEQQVLQRSAGGPSQQEEDDTNQSVSSIEDDFVTALEHLEEDDTGDNPSAASYRHFKKRDVASQTVPSHKRRKELLGSRVIISSSSKKYSTKHTSGPDVSVTVQRSAGMESQWTYCSPGARFPSPPIHVSESEESDCSSPSPIIFLDEVGYQKSLLAKLDIPQVPGGPRERVEDSDSEVSEFFDSFDQFDDLEELSSESCTLALPLDTISAPTTQKKPADVSTSGSGSKYVSRGCSTKGMNPHRFDPPTLPANVKKPTPLKPGSPYSLHSEVPDSPRPVQTPSDENGGPLFSPVSSSAFSPLTDCSGTLEYFWKTDDDGQDSSELRKPQDLCSLYKTYSDFASSLSKEILGSVCGYQSAVDISDNKNLSCVCHKEFKNPSGYLMKLSEIQETVTVAKLQEKSQSLKDGIQRFATDLVEMSLGSALRDLQKGVSSCTTTLCHLAARLTSSVFQMAFHEIGMRHAYVLKERAINGLAGFLVGEALSGALAEFLTVKKQIFHSTVTRFAADLAEELVFEGIMEVCQFSHPSTPRTPSDWTFGRGQEEEEEEEVVSSYASDLSESVLQEAFIELSQADVAFTSQAAISVSLDNICYVSAENTSTHTCSTFANQQVVSASSAAPASGPSSEDATCTVKKALFTVSGMASCIPVPKAGQALSYLQDSEEASQNKSGSTQNSPKRLLTQSFSDTTTSTQTHHYSHDTETQMPEGDPSQGKSTFQNFSGNMVDMIVTEACELITASKMKKSFGECADFLTKTIGNQRVSSSKQTVNNDALDSSFQQEAIRESFKYDCKDSIRKGGFLHHSKEPNMPHISFQTGRASCETDPRNRGVAETHPVLMDTLDVPGSAMYGQRRISVPGDESAPNSGQKSGGTPGTPPSTPQQPSEVSKEKQIKQFSKKLKSKLAKEFSPATPPPTPHYQPEPGPGPKDTTPDADKAEFMLKLMRSLSEEADGNEDEEEEQLAEEAAVGVRAPNRCAESGHGGHEFSKTSARRMSNKEALHYAERLACHIVSMATEMDTLGVSDEEEEIIKGSEKRRDSVAQFSEQTLNTLWVYAGEVAGEVINDVKRMVSSGQQCPYHRALRRRSFDRSNSECSHHHYPSQSSTDQNFRVGKLAEQWSNDLIASVLRTPTSTSSTVSSTSSGLSSEYPSCESVTDEYAGYLIRVLKKEGGSRELVLDQYASRLAYRSIKLGLAHASRKIKQRSCTTRLHFSRSLPDEWKASGSEASSPKERAESAVTPSGEDNQCCCKVSEEQSQREYMDLVNFAESLAYNITCDVTRKLHLSSVRLPKSLTDSCLYKKSKLEDMTENLIRNSFSCPLLSKEGRSRHYHSTGSLYDGGYSSRVMQVIEHYARKIVDDTLKMSLASIGHPSHDHQRKQDHERHSHTQRLSDALRERTCHYCQVQECPYCSKLSSHHHQHVLQRRRRGPESQVRAERLTGLEIPKIHINLDHRAVFAEEMVSMAMETAKRELSNTSLNADSGIGHDGTSYAESLTAEIMTSALSNICQAANISSQGRETTESTVSQQLSVGDDSLGSWSNLSFEDEHLDDNSSFLHLSDSDHTEDKETEVKEESSGTLCADRTQMQAPRTVLLMVNSDVREPGRGPQHVALDSQLRSMLQWVAASMADIPQIQLSPDRELQQLPAVVQRLRERRWRVGELMHTLLRYCEESQVHSEPHPREEALQAGRETHRIPLFQWLLEHA; encoded by the exons ATGGATGCCTGTGCTCGTATTAGAGGAGTGCCAGTTAGGTCCAGGGCTGCAGTCCGAAAAGAG acCGTGCGTGACAGTGGGGCACAGTGTGTGAAGAGCCTTTTTAGGAACAAAAAGGAGCTATGCAGCATATGCCTGGAGCTCCCACCCAGAGATACCACAAGACTGACTGAG ATTCATTTTGTGTGTCTGCCTGGTCATTGTGATGGGGAAGATGTGACTCAACAG GCTCTACCATCCCTGCCAGGAGGGCTGTGTGAGCTCCTCCGGTCAGTTCACGTCCAGAGTCTCAAGAATGATGAGGTGCTGCTGCTCAGAGATTCCCGCAGGCTAGCAGAACACAAGGATGCTGGGCCTCAG TGGTGGTTAAAGACTGTGTGCGTCCTGAGGCATAATCCCACCTCTAGCATCTACCCTCAGTCCGCTGTAGCATCTTTACTGGGCTTGCTGGGGTGCTACATGGCAGGTATCCGCTATACTTTGGAGCAGCAGGTTCTTCAAAGGAGTGCTGGTGGGCCCAGCCAACAGGAGGAAGATGACACCAACCAGTCTGTTTCATCAATCGAGGATGACTTTGTCACCGCCCTGGAGCATTTAGAGGAGGATGACACAGGAGATAATCCCT CTGCAGCCTCCTATCGACATTTTAAAAAGCGTGATGTGGCATCACAGACAGTCCCTTCGCATAAAAGGCGAAAGGAATTATTAGGGTCCCGAGTTATCATTAGCTCATCTTCAAAGAAGTATTCAACAAAACATACATCAGGTCCAGATGTATCTGTCACTGTGCAGAGGTCAGCGGGTATGGAGTCCCAGTGGACCTACTGCAGCCCTGGAGCTCGTTTCCCCTCACCTCCAATTCATGTCAGTGAATCTGAAGAATCAGACTGCTCCAGCCCCAGCCCAATTATTTTCCTGGATGAAGTAGGTTACCAGAAGAGCCTCCTGGCTAAACTGGACATTCCTCAGGTGCCGGGGGGGCCCAGGGAACGAGTTGAAGATTCAGACTCTGAAGTGAGTGAGTTTTTTGATAGCTTTGACCAGTTTGATGACCTGGAGGAGCTGAGCTCTGAGAGCTGCACTCTTGCACTGCCTCTGGACACCATTAGTGCCCCCACCACACAGAAGAAACCTGCAGATGTCAGCACCAGTGGATCAGGATCCAAGTATGTCTCCAGGGGCTGTTCAACAAAGGGTATGAATCCTCACCGCTTTGACCCACCCACTCTCCCTGCCAATGTGAAAAAACCCACTCCTCTGAAGCCAGGCTCACCCTATTCACTCCACTCTGAGGTGCCTGACTCACCTCGTCCAGTGCAGACCCCCTCAGATGAGAATGGAGGTCCTCTCTTCAGCCCTGTTAGCTCCTCTGCCTTTAGTCCCCTTACTGATTGTAGTGGGACACTGGAATACTTTTGGAAGACGGATGATGATGGACAAGACAGCTCAGAACTACGTAAACCCCAGGACCTTTGCTCTCTGTATAAGACTTACTCAGACTTTGCCAGCAGTCTGTCCAAAGAAATACTAGGATCTGTCTGTGGCTACCAGTCTGCTGTTGATATCAGTGATAACAAGAATCTCAGCTGCGTCTGCCACAAAGAATTCAAGAACCCATCTGGTTATCTGATGAAACTCTCAGAAATCCAAGAGACTGTTACAGTTGCTAAACTGCAAGAGAAATCTCAATCTTTAAAGGATGGCATTCAGAGGTTTGCAACTGATTTGGTGGAAATGAGCCTGGGCAGTGCTTTACGAGATCTCCAAAAAGGTGTGTCCTCTTGTACAACCACCTTGTGCCACCTAGCTGCAAGGCTGACGTCCTCAGTGTTTCAGATGGCCTTTCATGAGATTGGCATGCGTCATGCCTATGTGTTGAAGGAACGAGCAATCAATGGTCTGGCTGGGTTCTTGGTTGGAGAAGCTCTGTCTGGAGCATTGGCAGAATTTctaacagtgaaaaaacaaaTTTTTCACAGCACAGTGACACGTTTTGCTGCTGATTTGGCAGAAGAACTGGTGTTTGAAGGCATAATGGAAGTGTGTCAATTCTCCCACCCATCAACACCTCGCACTCCTAGTGATTGGACCTTTGGCCGTGggcaagaggaagaagaggaggaggaagttgTTTCTTCTTATGCATCAGATTTGTCAGAGTCTGTTCTCCAGGAGGCCTTCATAGAGCTTTCGCAGGCTGATGTTGCCTTCACTAGCCAAGCAGCTATCAGTGTCTCTTTAGATAATATCTGTTATGTCAGTGCAGAAAATACAAGCACTCACACTTGCAGTACCTTTGCGAACCAGCAGGTTGTCAGTGCCAGCTCAGCTGCACCAGCCTCGGGGCCTTCAAGTGAGGATGCCACCTGCACAGTGAAGAAAGCTCTGTTCACTGTCTCAGGAATGGCTAGCTGCATTCCTGTGCCCAAGGCAGGCCAAGCTCTCTCTTACCTTCAAGACTCTGAGGAGGCTTCTCAGAATAAATCTGGTTCGACTCAGAACAGCCCCAAAAGATTATTAACTCAGTCGTTCTCTGACACCACCACATCTACGCAAACTCACCATTACAGTCATGATACTGAGACCCAAATGCCTGAAGGAGACCCCTCCCAAGGAAAGTCCACCTTTCAAAATTTCTCTGGCAACATGGTGGATATGATAGTAACTGAAGCTTGTGAGCTTATAACTGCCTCTAAAATGAAGAAGAGTTTTGGTGAATGTGCTGATTTTCTCACAAAGACAATAGGAAATCAAAGGGTCTCTTCATCTAAGCAGACTGTAAATAATGACGCTCTAGATTCCTCTTTTCAGCAGGAGGCAATCAGGGAGAGTTTTAAGTATGACTGTAAAGATTCTATTAGGAAGGGTGGCTTTTTGCATCATTCAAAAGAGCCAAACATGCCTCACATTTCCTTCCAGACAGGGAGAGCCAGCTGTGAGACAGACCCCAGGAACAGAGGTGTGGCTGAAACCCATCCTGTGTTAATGGATACTCTTGATGTCCCGGGTTCAGCTATGTACGGACAAAGAAGGATATCAGTTCCTGGAGATGAATCAGCTCCAAACTCGGGCCAGAAGTCTGGTGGGACTCCTGGCACTCCTCCTTCTACCCCTCAGCAGCCCAGTGAGGTATCTAAagagaaacagataaaacagttCTCCAAGAAACTGAAAAGCAAGCTGGCCAAGGAATTCTCCCCTGCTACTCCCCCTCCAACCCCTCACTATCAGCCTGAGCCTGGTCCAGGGCCAAAAGATACTACTCCTGATGCAGACAAAGCAGAATTTATGCTCAAACTGATGAGATCCCTTTCTGAGGAGGCAGATGGTaatgaggatgaagaggaggaacagTTGGCAGAGGAAGCAGCAGTTGGTGTTAGGGCTCCTAACAGATGTGCAGAGTCAGGGCATGGTGGCCATGAATTCAGTAAGACATCTGCTCGCAGAATGTCCAACAAGGAAGCTCTCCACTATGCCGAGCGGTTGGCTTGCCACATTGTTTCTATGGCAACAGAAATGGACACCCTGGGAGTATCAGATGAGGAGGAAGAGATAATTAAGGGCAGTGAGAAAAGAAGAGATAGTGTGGCTCAGTTCTCAGAACAGACTCTTAACACTTTGTGGGTGTATGCAGGGGAGGTGGCAGGAGAGGTTATCAATGATGTAAAGAGGATGGTGAGTTCTGGGCAGCAGTGTCCATATCACAGAGCCCTCAGAAGAAGAAGCTTTGACAGGTCAAACTCTGAATGTTCCCATCATCACTACCCATCCCAGTCAAGTACAGACCAAAACTTTAGGGTAGGGAAATTGGCTGAGCAGTGGTCTAATGACCTAATAGCTTCTGTTCTCCGGACTCCCACCTCCACCTCAAGCACAGTCTCCAGCACTAGCTCTGGGTTGTCATCAGAGTATCCTAGCTGTGAGAGTGTGACAGACGAATACGCTGGGTATCTTATAAGGGTGCTAAAAAAGGAGGGGGGCAGCAGGGAGTTAGTTTTAGATCAGTATGCGAGCCGTTTGGCTTACCGCTCCATAAAGTTAGGCTTGGCTCATGCTAGCCGCAAGATCAAACAGAGATCATGCACCACCCGCCTTCACTTCTCCAGGTCCCTGCCAGATGAGTGGAAGGCTTCTGGCAGTGAGGCGTCTTCGCCCAAGGAGAGAGCAGAGTCAGCAGTTACTCCCTCAGGTGAAGACAATCAGTGTTGTTGTAAGGTTTCTGAAGAGCAGAGCCAAAGGGAGTACATGGATCTGGTTAACTTTGCAGAGTCTTTAGCTTACAATATCACATGTGATGTCACACGCAAGCTTCATCTTTCCTCTGTGCGACTACCCAAATCTCTCACTGACTCCTGTCTGTATAAAAAATCTAAACTTGAAGATATGACAGAGAATCTCATAAGGAACTCCTTCTCCTGCCCCCTGTTGTCCAAGGAAGGAAGGAGCAGGCATTACCACAGCACAGGAAGCCTGTATGATGGAGGCTACAGCAGTAGAGTGATGCAAGTTATTGAGCATTATGCCAGGAAAATAGTTGATGATACTCTGAAGATGAGCCTTGCATCCATAGGACATCCATCACACGATCACCAGAGGAAACAAGACCATGAGCGACACTCTCACACTCAGAGGTTGTCTGACGCCCTAAGGGAGAGAACATGCCATTACTGTCAGGTCCAGGAGTGCCCCTACTGCAGTAAACTTAGTAGTCACCACCACCAGCACGTTTTACAGAGAAGGCGAAGAGGGCCAGAAAGTCAAGTGAGGGCTGAACGTCTCACTGGCCTGGAGATTCCCAAGATTCACATTAACTTGGATCACAGGGCAGTATTTGCAGAGGAGATGGTGTCCATGGCAATGGAGACAGCAAAACGTGAGCTGAGTAACACCAGCCTGAATGCTGACAGTGGGATTGGGCATGATGGGACAAGCTACGCTGAAAGCCTAACTGCTGAGATCATGACCTCTGCCTTGTCTAACATCTGCCAGGCTGCCAACATCAG CTCTCAAGGAAGGGAAACCACAGAGTCCACTGTGTCCCAGCAGTTGAGCGTAGGAGATGACAGCCTGGGCAGTTGGTCAAACTTGAGCTTTGAAGATGAGCACCTAGATGACAACAGCAGCTTCCTCCACCTCAGTGACAG TGACCATACAGAGGACAAGGAGACTGAGGTCAAAGAGGAATCCAGTG GGACCCTCTGTGCAGACCGGACTCAGATGCAGGCTCCTAGGACCGTACTACTCATGGTGAACTCGGATGTCAGGGAGCCCGGGCGTGGCCCTCAACACGTGGCCCTTGACTCTCAACTCAGGAGTATGCTGCAGTGGGTGGCAGCCTCTATGGCTGACATCCCCCAGATCCAGCTCAGTCCTGACAGGGAGCTTCAGCAG CTCCCGGCAGTGGTCCAAAGGCTTCGGGAGAGGAGGTGGAGGGTGGGAGAGCTAATGCACACCCTGCTGCGATACTGTGAGGAGAGCCAGGTGCACAGCGAGCCCCATCCCAGAGAAGAGGCTCTCCAGGCGGGCAGGGAAACACACCGCATCCCTCTCTTTCAGTGGCTTCTGGAGCACGCCTAG